The Chloroherpetonaceae bacterium genome window below encodes:
- a CDS encoding nucleoside transporter C-terminal domain-containing protein: MEFLRAALGILFFIVVGWLASSNRKIIQWRLVATGIGLQIFIGVMVLKVGFIRDAFISIGYGFTTFIGYARNGTQFLFGKLGVFGEPIGFVFAFQVLPIIVFFSAVTAGLYYLNVLQKLVYGIAWVMSKTMKLSGAETLSASANIFLGQTEAPLLVKPFVKTMTTSELNCLMTGGMATLAGSVMASYISMLGGGNPDVEARFAAYFLTASIMNAPAALVFSKMLVPETEKINTKLEVSKESLGVNLIDAVSTGAADGLKLALNVGGMLIAFIAIVAFMNGILDWVGNWSGLNLAIKNYTNNIFEGLSLQYLFGILGQPFAWMMGVDWNESLVVGSLLGQKTAINEYIAYDSLTKFKAVEGLLSPKSILIATFALCGFANFSSIAIQIGGIGGMAPERQSDISKLGIKALIGGSLATFLSATIGGALF, encoded by the coding sequence ATGGAATTTTTGCGAGCAGCATTGGGAATCCTGTTTTTTATTGTAGTTGGTTGGTTGGCCTCTTCAAATCGAAAAATCATCCAATGGCGGCTTGTTGCGACCGGAATTGGATTGCAAATCTTCATTGGCGTGATGGTATTGAAGGTTGGTTTTATTCGAGATGCCTTTATTTCCATTGGTTACGGGTTTACAACTTTTATTGGATATGCTCGGAACGGTACTCAATTTTTATTTGGAAAATTGGGTGTTTTTGGAGAACCGATTGGATTTGTTTTTGCCTTTCAAGTGTTACCCATTATTGTTTTCTTTTCGGCTGTTACGGCAGGTCTTTACTATCTCAATGTGTTGCAAAAGCTTGTTTATGGAATCGCTTGGGTGATGTCAAAAACGATGAAGCTTTCAGGCGCAGAAACCCTTTCTGCATCAGCCAATATTTTTCTAGGTCAAACTGAAGCCCCTCTGCTCGTGAAGCCATTTGTAAAAACAATGACCACTTCAGAACTAAATTGCTTAATGACCGGAGGAATGGCGACTCTTGCCGGCAGTGTGATGGCAAGTTATATCAGCATGTTGGGTGGCGGGAATCCTGATGTTGAAGCCCGGTTTGCAGCTTATTTCCTTACGGCCTCAATAATGAATGCCCCTGCGGCACTCGTATTTTCAAAAATGCTCGTCCCTGAAACGGAGAAAATCAATACGAAGCTTGAAGTTTCGAAAGAATCTTTAGGTGTGAATTTAATTGATGCCGTTTCAACTGGTGCTGCTGATGGACTGAAATTAGCGCTCAATGTCGGCGGAATGCTCATTGCCTTTATTGCTATAGTAGCTTTTATGAATGGTATTCTCGACTGGGTGGGTAATTGGAGTGGATTGAATCTTGCAATAAAAAATTATACCAATAATATTTTTGAAGGACTTTCACTTCAGTATCTCTTTGGCATACTTGGCCAACCTTTTGCGTGGATGATGGGCGTGGATTGGAACGAATCTTTGGTGGTAGGAAGTTTATTAGGTCAAAAAACCGCCATAAACGAATACATCGCCTATGATTCGTTAACAAAATTTAAGGCAGTTGAAGGGCTGCTTTCACCAAAGTCAATCTTGATTGCCACATTTGCATTATGCGGATTCGCAAACTTTTCGTCCATTGCGATTCAAATTGGTGGTATTGGAGGAATGGCTCCTGAAAGACAATCAGACATTTCAAAACTTGGTATTAAAGCCCTAATTGGCGGAAGTTTAGCAACATTTTTAAGTGCAACCATTGGCGGAGCATTGTTCTAA
- a CDS encoding ATP-grasp domain-containing protein, translating into MKVAFLFNQKPEPNSDEASSSKISPDEFAEWDNPETIRAVSNALREHHEVVDIDCHPDKIKNVIDALHQFAPDICFNIVEGAGAMSREAQIPALLDLLGLPHTASDATTLAITHDKARTKEILAYHQIRTAAFQVIERIDDQTDFTGILCTFPLIVKPLHEGSSKGIFERSVVETRSELIEQIQEVIHRYKQPAIVEEFLPGREFTVGVLGNGAQAEILPIVEIRFDALPKHSKGIYSFEAKWEWDTKDSPVEVFECPAKLSKDEEDDIRQQVLKAYRTLRCRDWARIDVRFDKNGKATIIEINPLPGILPDPNEHSCLPLAARTAGLEYNALIQRVLSEATRRYGLVE; encoded by the coding sequence ATGAAAGTTGCATTTCTATTTAATCAAAAGCCGGAACCGAATTCGGATGAGGCTTCCAGTTCAAAAATATCTCCGGATGAATTTGCTGAGTGGGATAATCCCGAAACCATTCGTGCAGTTTCGAACGCATTGCGCGAACACCACGAGGTAGTGGATATTGACTGTCATCCGGATAAAATAAAAAATGTGATTGATGCGCTTCATCAATTTGCCCCCGATATTTGTTTCAACATCGTTGAAGGTGCCGGTGCAATGAGCCGTGAGGCACAGATTCCCGCGTTGCTTGATTTGCTTGGGTTGCCGCACACTGCAAGCGATGCCACAACACTGGCCATCACTCACGATAAAGCGCGAACCAAAGAAATTCTTGCGTATCATCAGATTCGTACCGCCGCTTTTCAAGTCATTGAAAGAATCGATGATCAAACCGATTTTACAGGGATACTCTGTACATTTCCGCTCATAGTGAAACCGCTGCATGAAGGGTCGAGCAAAGGAATATTTGAACGCTCTGTGGTTGAAACTCGAAGCGAGCTTATTGAACAAATTCAAGAAGTCATTCATCGTTACAAACAACCGGCGATAGTAGAAGAATTTCTCCCCGGACGGGAATTTACGGTTGGAGTGTTAGGGAATGGTGCACAGGCAGAAATTCTCCCGATTGTTGAAATTCGCTTTGATGCCCTTCCGAAACATTCGAAGGGAATATATTCTTTTGAGGCGAAGTGGGAATGGGACACGAAAGACAGTCCCGTGGAGGTTTTTGAGTGTCCGGCAAAACTTTCGAAAGATGAAGAAGATGATATTCGCCAGCAAGTTCTCAAAGCCTATCGAACACTGCGTTGCAGAGATTGGGCACGAATCGATGTTCGTTTTGACAAAAATGGAAAAGCCACGATTATTGAAATCAATCCGCTTCCCGGTATCTTGCCAGACCCGAATGAGCATTCCTGTTTGCCCCTTGCGGCAAGAACAGCTGGGCTTGAATACAACGCCCTTATTCAAAGGGTGTTAAGTGAAGCGACTCGGCGATATGGCCTCGTTGAGTGA
- the rsmB gene encoding 16S rRNA (cytosine(967)-C(5))-methyltransferase RsmB has translation MTAREVAIKVLKDVELGRSKSDTALNSHFHSANLESLDKAFTMHVVYGTLREKMKIDFVIQQFYRHDYQKVDIDIKNILRIGVYQLLFLNKVPKWAAVNESVELAKRLKNQFLGNLVNGVLRNVANNLETITFTARGGTFADQISLQYSHPKWLLERWIQRFSLGEAQDLMTANNAVPRLSFRINSLKTTFDEMRKLISEKGVAFQETVMEEFISAERFYDFDEFMSQGLLSVQSESQGIACKLLDPKPGEAVLDMCAAPGGKSTYLAEMMNNKGKVLSLDIYLNKLKDIQTASERLGISIIETLKVDARIYAPEEKFDRVLVDAPCTGTGVLGKRAELRWRLSPNDIIAMSRLQEEILTNAATCVKPNGELVYSTCSLEPEENMLVVRKFLATHPDWKIMDARDILQPSLHQFINQQGAVEILPHVHHYDGAFSIRLHKGNS, from the coding sequence ATGACGGCACGCGAGGTCGCGATTAAAGTATTGAAGGACGTTGAATTAGGCCGGTCCAAGTCCGATACGGCACTTAATTCACATTTTCACTCGGCCAACCTTGAATCACTAGATAAAGCATTTACAATGCATGTGGTTTACGGGACATTAAGAGAGAAAATGAAAATTGATTTTGTAATCCAGCAGTTCTATCGCCACGATTATCAAAAGGTTGATATTGACATCAAAAACATTTTAAGAATTGGCGTTTATCAATTGCTTTTTCTCAATAAAGTGCCGAAGTGGGCGGCTGTGAATGAATCCGTAGAATTGGCCAAAAGATTAAAAAATCAATTTTTAGGGAATTTGGTGAATGGCGTTTTGAGAAATGTGGCCAATAATCTTGAGACCATCACCTTTACGGCTCGAGGTGGAACTTTTGCAGATCAGATTTCACTCCAATATTCACATCCAAAATGGCTTTTGGAGCGATGGATTCAGCGATTTTCACTTGGTGAAGCGCAAGATTTGATGACAGCCAATAACGCCGTTCCACGCCTAAGTTTTCGAATTAATTCCCTCAAAACAACCTTTGATGAAATGAGAAAACTCATTTCGGAAAAAGGCGTTGCTTTTCAAGAAACCGTAATGGAGGAATTTATATCTGCTGAACGGTTCTATGACTTTGACGAATTTATGTCTCAGGGGTTACTTTCAGTTCAAAGTGAATCTCAAGGAATTGCCTGCAAGTTATTAGATCCTAAGCCCGGCGAAGCGGTGCTTGATATGTGCGCGGCTCCCGGCGGGAAATCGACCTACCTTGCCGAAATGATGAATAACAAAGGGAAGGTACTCTCTTTAGATATTTATCTCAATAAACTCAAGGATATTCAAACTGCTTCAGAGCGTTTAGGAATATCGATTATTGAGACACTCAAAGTTGATGCACGAATTTATGCACCGGAAGAAAAATTTGATCGTGTTTTGGTCGATGCGCCCTGTACAGGAACGGGTGTACTAGGGAAGCGAGCCGAACTTCGGTGGAGACTTTCGCCAAATGATATTATTGCAATGAGCCGGTTACAAGAAGAAATTTTAACCAATGCCGCGACTTGTGTTAAGCCGAATGGAGAACTCGTTTACTCCACATGCTCCCTTGAGCCGGAAGAAAACATGCTTGTAGTTCGGAAGTTTTTAGCAACCCATCCGGATTGGAAAATTATGGATGCTCGTGATATTCTTCAGCCTTCTCTTCATCAGTTTATCAATCAGCAAGGTGCCGTTGAAATTCTCCCGCATGTGCATCATTACGATGGCGCCTTTTCAATCAGGCTTCACAAAGGCAATTCATAA
- a CDS encoding NifU family protein: MQQETATVASQYISAEHEIYGKVTAAVDTIRPYLQSDGGDCEIVGITEDKVVELRLVGACGSCPMSTMTLRAGVEQAIKRAVPEITRVEAIS; the protein is encoded by the coding sequence ATGCAACAAGAAACAGCAACCGTAGCTTCTCAATATATTTCGGCTGAACATGAGATCTATGGAAAAGTAACTGCAGCCGTAGATACCATTCGCCCATATCTTCAATCCGATGGCGGAGATTGCGAAATTGTAGGAATTACTGAAGATAAGGTTGTCGAACTTCGCTTGGTTGGCGCTTGTGGCTCTTGCCCTATGAGCACAATGACACTTCGCGCTGGCGTAGAGCAAGCGATTAAGCGTGCAGTTCCGGAAATTACTCGCGTTGAAGCAATTTCCTAA
- a CDS encoding response regulator has product MSSKSTYSVLIVDDNLENCELLKRYLARDTKHTYQVHIALNGSDGLSIARKENPDCILLDHFLPDMDSIEFVTFLREDYNFQHPQIVVITNASDLNSIRKHQSVKSYLKKVSLTPERLHEAVIQSVEQARSSLERNRFEVLYNILFDSSQSAILISDKNGKITSANRACEKLFEKSNDQLRGKSISSLINFATALDYESYDMLFVSASNKESFTHKLRFPDGSTKEIEQTVHFIEESGSRSGMISVLNRIEPKKQIGLKALTNLDSRRKSLRRDSDRDVFDKLSKVESDFRALQQVSKSSLQVTSVLLNLQSQIAKDEKLRQTFQDAVNRAEIIARALDSLSVTDGVASVKMTKYLEKSLQRINEKYSGGKIRLSLKCEDILLYYHSAILSGLVINELIVNAFEHAFPDIEAEGDITVTFGKGEDPGSLSFAVEDNGVGLPDKFDFKQAGSIGLMIVNSLVRQLKGRLEVKRQRGSIFRVTFRDKFSVLSENLVLLKFE; this is encoded by the coding sequence ATGAGTAGCAAAAGCACTTACTCAGTGTTAATTGTTGATGATAATCTTGAAAACTGCGAGCTCTTAAAGCGGTATTTAGCGAGAGATACAAAACACACTTATCAAGTCCATATCGCTCTCAATGGGTCAGATGGGCTTTCGATTGCCAGAAAAGAAAACCCCGATTGCATCTTGCTCGATCATTTTCTTCCCGATATGGATAGCATCGAATTTGTCACTTTCCTTCGCGAGGATTATAACTTCCAGCATCCCCAAATTGTTGTTATTACCAATGCAAGCGACTTGAACTCGATTCGGAAACATCAATCCGTGAAGAGTTATCTCAAAAAAGTATCATTAACTCCCGAGCGGTTACATGAAGCCGTTATTCAATCCGTTGAGCAAGCTCGCTCATCTTTGGAAAGAAACCGCTTTGAAGTTCTTTACAACATTCTTTTCGATTCCAGCCAATCCGCCATCTTGATTTCTGATAAGAACGGTAAAATCACCAGTGCCAACAGAGCATGCGAAAAGCTTTTTGAGAAATCGAACGACCAACTTCGCGGGAAGTCGATTTCATCGCTCATTAACTTTGCAACCGCATTAGATTATGAGAGTTATGATATGCTTTTCGTTTCTGCGAGTAATAAAGAGTCATTTACTCACAAATTGAGATTTCCCGATGGTAGCACAAAAGAAATCGAACAAACGGTTCACTTCATTGAAGAATCAGGAAGCAGAAGCGGGATGATTTCTGTCCTTAATCGCATCGAACCGAAAAAGCAAATAGGACTTAAGGCATTAACCAACCTTGATTCAAGAAGAAAAAGTTTGCGGAGAGATAGTGATCGTGACGTTTTTGATAAACTCTCGAAAGTTGAGTCCGACTTCCGCGCATTGCAGCAAGTATCCAAAAGCAGCTTACAAGTCACCTCAGTTCTTTTGAATTTGCAATCTCAAATTGCAAAAGATGAAAAGCTTCGACAAACTTTTCAAGACGCGGTTAATCGCGCTGAAATCATTGCGCGTGCGTTGGATTCTCTATCCGTTACAGACGGCGTTGCCTCTGTTAAAATGACAAAATATTTAGAAAAAAGTTTGCAACGGATAAATGAAAAATATTCAGGGGGGAAAATCAGACTCTCCTTAAAATGTGAAGATATTCTTCTTTACTACCACTCTGCGATTCTCTCAGGTTTGGTAATTAATGAACTCATTGTCAATGCCTTTGAGCATGCCTTCCCCGATATAGAAGCTGAAGGCGATATTACCGTTACTTTTGGAAAAGGCGAAGACCCCGGAAGCCTTTCATTTGCCGTTGAAGATAATGGCGTTGGATTGCCCGATAAATTCGATTTCAAACAGGCCGGTTCGATTGGACTGATGATTGTCAATAGTCTTGTCAGGCAATTAAAAGGACGATTAGAAGTGAAACGTCAGCGAGGGTCTATTTTTCGGGTAACCTTCCGTGATAAATTTTCAGTACTAAGTGAAAACTTAGTCTTACTTAAATTTGAATAA